From the genome of Bacteroidales bacterium:
TCACCCCACCTGCGGACGTCGAAATAACGGCGGTTTTCGCATAAAAATTCAATCATACATTCGTTTTTTATTTTTTCATATACATATGATGGACTTTCAAGATCAGCTTCGTTCAAACCGGGTAATCCGGCACGATAGCGTACCGCGTTGAATGCACGCCTGATATGGTTTTTATCACGTGTGAACGTTTCTTTCTTTCCGTCCATTTCTATTTCATAGCTGCCATCTATTTGGTTTAATGCCTCGGCATACCCCAACAATATTTCAGCATAACGAATTATCGGGTACGGTTTATTGAAACGGCTGGCGCCGGCGCCTATCCATGCGTCACTTGGATGAACCCATTTCTTTAATACATAGCCTGTTATCGGATATCTTTCGGGGTTTGTCGCCACTCCTTCTTTTCCATCAGGTGAATCAACATAATAATGGGCAATATAATCATATATACCAACCTGAGAGGACGATCTGTTTTCCCAGAAACATCCGCTAAAACCGATAGAAGCATAAAAACGGGCCTCCCTGTTGACATACATATTGTTTACGCCGCCATACAAGCGATACTGAAGAAAAGGATTCATATATTCAATAGGATTACCATTTTCGTCGTCTTCAATCATTAAAAACTCTGTTTCATTGTATGGATATTCGTTGCTTGAGTCGTAAATAGAACGCCCGTCAACCATCGAATACGCGTCAATAATTTTTTGGGTAATGCCTAATCCGCTGGAACCGTTAACCGTAAACGGAAAAGCGGTTTGTGTGGAGTTGAGCATGGCCCTGGACTGGCACGCCCATATAAATTCCGGATTCGAGGTCATCACTGCTTCCCCATTGAACATTGTTACATAAGAATGATAGGGGCAAATACCGTGGGCGCCACCTTCAACCCCTTCGGCAAATGGATCATCATTCCAATCATTATAATAATTGGGGTCGCTCGTAACATTTTGCGGCAGCCCGAAACCCTGATGATCATACAAATCATATTTATGCAGTTTGTAATATTTTACTCCTGGTATATCCTCCATGTATATTACCCTTTTGCAGGCAGCCGCTGCTACAGCCCATCGACGCGGGTCGTAGGTTTGCTGAATGTAATGCTGGTCATCATAGCTACGCCTCCATGAACCGAAATTCAGCCGTGCTGATGTTCCTCCATTGAATTGCTCGCTGGCATGTTGCAGTCTCAAACGTGCAACAAGAGCATAAGCGGCGCCCCTGGTAGGACGACCGTAGTCAATAATTGCATGTTTTATCGGTAAATTTTTTGCTGCTTCTTCAAATTGTCCACAAACGTATTCGACACAATCGTCGTAAAGATCGCGTGGTTTGTCGTAAAACTCAACCTGCTCGTTGTTGGCTACCACCTCGTCGCCTACATTAATAAACGGTCCGTAGTTCATCAATATAAGATAATACGCATAGGCACGAATGAATTTTGTGTATCCTAAAATACGCGGAAAATCAGTGTCGGGCAAACAGTCAACACATTCACCCATACGCTGAAGTACGGTATTGCACTGTCTGATAGCCTGATACCATGTATGCCAATTATTGAAATTTCCAAGGTTGGTTGAACTTATATTTCCCATAACATAACCCATCCCTTGATAAGTACTTTCGGAAAGTAAGGTAAAAGCTTCGTCGGTAGCCATAGGTCCGGGTGTATAACCGCCTGTAAATATAGCGCCTTCGTCGCCGGGCAAATAATTTGTCGCCCCCCACATATAGGCTTCAAGATAACGCAATTGTTTAAATACAGAATCAAGTTGCAATTGTTTATCTACATAGCCTTCGATGCTCAAATAATCACATGACGAATATGTTACCGCAATAGTGATAACCATCCATGCCAAAAAAGTCTTGAAAAACTTTATTTTCA
Proteins encoded in this window:
- a CDS encoding RagB/SusD family nutrient uptake outer membrane protein, with the protein product MKIKFFKTFLAWMVITIAVTYSSCDYLSIEGYVDKQLQLDSVFKQLRYLEAYMWGATNYLPGDEGAIFTGGYTPGPMATDEAFTLLSESTYQGMGYVMGNISSTNLGNFNNWHTWYQAIRQCNTVLQRMGECVDCLPDTDFPRILGYTKFIRAYAYYLILMNYGPFINVGDEVVANNEQVEFYDKPRDLYDDCVEYVCGQFEEAAKNLPIKHAIIDYGRPTRGAAYALVARLRLQHASEQFNGGTSARLNFGSWRRSYDDQHYIQQTYDPRRWAVAAAACKRVIYMEDIPGVKYYKLHKYDLYDHQGFGLPQNVTSDPNYYNDWNDDPFAEGVEGGAHGICPYHSYVTMFNGEAVMTSNPEFIWACQSRAMLNSTQTAFPFTVNGSSGLGITQKIIDAYSMVDGRSIYDSSNEYPYNETEFLMIEDDENGNPIEYMNPFLQYRLYGGVNNMYVNREARFYASIGFSGCFWENRSSSQVGIYDYIAHYYVDSPDGKEGVATNPERYPITGYVLKKWVHPSDAWIGAGASRFNKPYPIIRYAEILLGYAEALNQIDGSYEIEMDGKKETFTRDKNHIRRAFNAVRYRAGLPGLNEADLESPSYVYEKIKNECMIEFLCENRRYFDVRRWGDYYATESIPITGMNTNGNREIYFQRTVPSTTRIVRRVVDRKMIFLPLPNIETKRLQKFDQNPGW